A region from the Mercenaria mercenaria strain notata chromosome 7, MADL_Memer_1, whole genome shotgun sequence genome encodes:
- the LOC128558725 gene encoding octapeptide-repeat protein T2-like, which produces MQGKVGNTKRSQKGNEKLESQREIGKARISQNANEKAERQREVRNARRSQKGNEKSERQGGVGKAKRSQKGKEKSSERQREVRNTRRQKGKEKSVRQGRNARRGKERQKEVRKANRSQKGK; this is translated from the coding sequence ATGCAAGGAAAAGTCGGAAATACAAAGAGAAGTCAGAAAGGCAACGAGAAGTTGGAAAGTCAACGAGAGATAGGAAAGGCAAGGATAAGTCAGAATGCAAACGAGAAGGCAGAAAGGCAACGAGAAGTCAGAAATGCAAGGAGAAGTCAGAAAGGTAACGAGAAGTCAGAAAGGCAAGGAGGAGTCGGAAAGGCAAAAAGAAGTCAGAAAGGCAAAGAGAAGTCGTCAGAAAGGCAACGAGAAGTCAGAAATACAAGACGTCAGAAAGGCAAGGAGAAGTCAGTAAGGCAAGGCAGAAATGCAAGGAGAGGTAAAGAAAGGCAAAAAGAAGTCAGAAAGGCAAATAGAAGTCAGAAAGGCAAATAG